TAACTCTGTTGATTTCTGTATCTCTTCTAAAGCTGTAGTGGCCAGTCTCTAACTCGGTTGACGTCTGCATCTCTTCTAAAGCTGTAGTGGCCAGTCTCTAACTCAGTGTCAACTCTTGGACTCCTTAGTTCCCACCCAAAGCTTCTCAAATGCATGCACCTCTGTTTCACACTGTCTCTCCTTTTCTCATAGTTGTCTATCACcaggctctctcactctctctctccctctctctccatctccctccctccctctctctctctctctctctctctcccttcttctctctctctttcttctctccctcagCACATTCCATTTGGTCTTCAGGGATGCTGTTTAAGCTGGAGAGGAGCAGGATATCTCTCTTTCAATTTAGGTCAACTCCTTGCCCTACTTAAGACCTCCTGATGAttattactctctctttctctctctctgtgccgtgATAACTAGGCCCATTTCCACCATCACATGCCCGCACACGCATTTGTTTCATATATACAGCAATGCTATTAATTAGTAATTATAAAGTGTGGAAAATAGGATGTTAAGGGGTGAACAGTCAATATTGACTGTGGGGTCATGGAAATGCAGAGGCTTGAACAAGTCATGGCAGTGAAGAGGATCACCATTGTTTATGGATGAAGCAGTGTGAAACGGGGTCAAGAACAACGCATATAATTTTCACTGTCCAATCACAAAAGCTGCACTTTCACTTAATTTGAATATGATTGTGATGCGTTCTGCAGCCATTTTGATAAGTAAATGTAGCTATACTATTTCATCTTTCCATCTGAGGACAAAAACCTGACAAAAAAATACAATACTTTCATCTGTGCAAATACACTGGTTGCTATAGCTAACAAAAATAGTTGCTATGCAGGATGGCTAATGTCTTCACACATAGCTAGCTAGTCAACTGAAGCCACAAACTCTACAGTTGGAAGGGCAGCAATAAAAGAGTCTATTTTCATTGCTTTTCTATTCACATTTAATTAGATATAGCTATCCATGATAATAATATTGTTGCATGATTTTGCCTGGATCAGAAAAGTTTGTCTCGTCCGTGCACAGCATTCTCCGTGCATGGGCAAGATCGCATTTCAAAAGTGAGAAATTGTTTCCGAGGTCAGAAaggcagacagcaaggtttaccAACCCTCACTGTTGGAAATCAAATGCTAGGCTAGAAGCAAGAGGACATCATTTGTTAATAAATGTCTTACTTATAACATTGGTCGCATGGCAGAGATAGATTGTTGGTCGCATATTGCGTTTGTCCGTTAGCCTAGGGCTTTGGAATACAAGTGTGAATCCTTAGCCCAGGGCTAAAGCTTAGCGCCAAGTTAACAAATGCTTGTGTGAACACAGGATAAGCTAGCCCAGGACCAGTCTTAGCCTGGGGCTAAGATAGCCTGGGGCTAAGAACAATGCAGTGTGAAAAGGCCTTATATgtcaacatactgtatgtgcttCTGTGCCACAGTGACCTGAAAGTTTGAAATGCCTGTGTGACAGAGATAAATTACATTATGATGTGCCTCTGCAACACAGAGAAATCATATCACAATGTGCCTTTGTGACAGAAAAATGACATCACCTTGTAATTCTGTAACACAGAAAAATTACATCACACTGTGCCTTGCAATACAGAGAAATTACATCACTATGTACCATGACGCAGTGATGTCATAATTAGGTCCCGCTGTTACACAGAGAAATGACATCACAAAGAATTATATCTCCATATGATTCTGTGACACAGAAAAATTACATCACAAAATGTTACTGTGATGCAGATATACCATTACACCACAATGCATACCTGTGAGACAAAGTATATTATATCTCTATGCATCTCTGTGACACAGAGTgagacagaaaaatacatcacCATCAACAAACCTTTCTCTAGTTTGATATCAAACATTTATTTCAATATTTAGACATTGTCAACCTCATAGAATGGTGAAATACAGAGTGACTTCTGACTGAGACTTCGGTTTCGTTAGCAACAAAGCTATCCACCAATCACCACGTCTATTCTGAATGCACACAGGCCAATGTTACAGATGTATAATAAAGTCAACTGACCTAGCAACCATGGAAATATAATGACTAGATTATATTTCTataaattctatttctatgctctcAACTCTATACAAATACATCCTCTGCCTAAACGTCAAACATCTTCTTCTGCCAAACCTGATTTCTTTCTGTAGATATGTTGTCCTacctactctacactgtaacagcATTGTCTGCATGGCAAAGTTACAAAGATTGTATTTACAGTGATAGAAAGAATGAAGAGTTAAtcaattggttgattgattgataaatTGAGTAGGTATAAATCAAGGTACCAGCCATAACTTTCAAAAGGTGTcatatacagaaaataagccTTTAGATACAGTACATATCAAATTACCATGCAGATATGACCACAGTTTAAAGCCATCATGGAAGGTACAAGTATACAGGAAAATATACTTTTCCCCTTCAGTTGTCGCTGCTAATAAAGCCTTTGAGACGTAAAAAATATGTGTAATATTTATATAATATCAATtcagttaaaataaaaaaaaatgaaaaccttGATTATTGATAGAAATGTTCAACAATATTTCAATTTTATACATCCAGTCTTACTTTTGTATTATTGTGTAcaaaccaggggttggaaccagttcagggaacagaaccgaaaactGGAAATGAACAACATTTTTCaaggaacagaatcagaaccggGAATGAAAGTGATTTATACTGTTCCGGAACATAACTCTTATTTTAAAAGGATGGGAACCGTTTAATAACGTTATTTTATGCAACAGGCATTTTTTCTGTCCCACAAAAAAATGCTTCAAAgtgcctatgcaaagccctcaccctttcactcagaaacgtattccagtgtctgcctgacTGCCAGCTGAAAgtcttaataaaaaaataaaaaatgtactttgtggtatccaattggtagttacagtcttgtctcatcgctgcaactccggtACGGACTCGagagagaggcgaaggtcgagagctgtgcgacctccgaaacacaacccaaccaagccgcactgcttcttgacacaatgcccacttaacccggaagccagccgcaccaatgtgtcggaggaaacaccatacacctggtgactgtgtcagcgtgcactgcgcctggccggccacaggagtcgctagtgcgcgatgagacaaggacttccctgccggccaaaccctcccctaacccggatgatgctgggccaattgtgcaccgccccattggtctcccggtcacggctggctgcgacagagcctggactcaaactcagaatctctagtggcacagctagcactgcgatgcagtgccttagaccaccatgccactcgggagacccagctgaaaatctttgcctgTGTGGGTAcgtgtgtaggctacctgccctgcCCTCTGAAGCATAGGCTACTGCAGCCTACTGACATTACTAGCATGATTCATAAACTAGGGAGAGACATTTTTAATTGGAGAAGAATGGATGAACTTTTTCAATggtagttaaggatactatagtaattgcatttcacattggatttattaactacaaaaaggtaagacgtgtttGTTATTTATTattctggtgccgctctgcacacaagcttgctagctagctctggtccaacgttaagcCAACTCtcggaagttcaaagacattcaatgTTCCTCCATAGAAGCCCCTCCTACGTAGGTACAATTCTGTAGGCCTAATTCAGATCATGCATGTCTTAACAAGATGCCCAGTGTTTCAAGCCAAGCCTCCTCTTCCaccctctcttgttctctcccctACAGTTGTCTGTCCAATGTAAACACCTATagctccatagcaagctgctctatccactGATTGAAGAAGTCAtttaaatatatgtattttttttactttgatttcagaggtttaaaaaggaacagaaatgAATGATATGAACAATTTTTGGGGTacgaaccggttcagaactttattttgctggtcggaacagtggaaaggaacaaaaaaaaaagaatggtTGGGTCTGTTCAGAACAaaacgattggaaaataatttcaGTTCCAGCCTctggtacaaacacaaacaagCTCAATACATTAATTCTCTTGGTAATCCAAATGCAACTGGCATATCATGACCACTGTAAAAGTGAGTGTAAACACTATTGTAGCTATCTCAGGTGTCATGAGTAAAGGTAGTGTTCTATGCACATAGCACTGTATATCAGGGATCTCAAGCAAGCCGATTTTATGTTGTCTAACCTCGATTTAACCTCATTAATGACAGAATGTGGACCCAGGTGAAATGACTTTGAGACCCCTGATGTATATGAACAGTAAGTTCTTGGCAGTTTTATAAAGGTATCAGCGTAtcagaggctggtgggaggagctttgagaggacgggctcattgtaatggctggaatgaaaaAAATGGTTTCCAtatttttgatgtgtttgataccgttccatttattccattccagtcattacaacgagcacatcctcctatagctcctcccaccagcttcCTCTGCAGTGTAGTATACTATATGTACTGTACAAGCCACACTTCCGTTCATGTATTGTTGAATGGCCCTACCTTTGCACAACAAACTGGATAAAAATCATTGAAAGGTTTTCATTGAACAATTATATTGTTCAATGGCAGCATATAACACACATAGGGATCCTCACATAGAGTAATGTTTGAATTACAGTGCCACTAACCAATGGTAGTGTTAGTAATGTTATTTTTTCACTTACGTAGTTTGGATACTGAGTATGACTCACTTGTTTACTGTTCTCttgtgggagggagagggatgctATTGTCGTTATACAACCTCTCCTCAGTCCTGAATCGTGCATGGTGCATTATAGCCCAAGGAACACTAATGTATGATTGATTTTAATCTAACAGCATGACCAAAGTTCCCAGCACAGGCTCTGCTGCCACATTGTCCAATCAGGAAAATCAAACTGgacaattaaatcaattattGTGCACATATCAATGAACCGGGAAGAGCAGCCTCTGCCGAGAGTGGTTTCCCTTTATGTCACTCATCAATAGATACATTTACTTACAAATTATTTGAGTGCACAGTAAGTAGCATTAACAACTTGTACAGCTGCAGAAAAAACAATAATTTTCTTAAACTACCATACATGTTGCTAATAGGAAAAAAGTCACTGTATCAAAAAACAGCAAAAACTTGTTAGTATACTTTTTCAAAGGCAATACAGGATGCAAAGTGTAAAGTCCCTCTTGAATTTCCAGTCTTTAAGCAAAACTAATTTGATTAAGGTACTGTATCCACTGCTCCTGGTAAGCAATTATCTTACATAGTTAATCCACTGCCCCTAGAAATATATTGTCTTACATACTGTATCCACTGCCCCTGGTAGTCTATTAACATACTTCATTTGCTGCCCTTGTAAGCATGTTATACTGTTCGAGGGATACAATGTGTGGATAAAGCACAGGGAAAAACTGGTGAGTTCACAGCGCTAATTAGGATTGCAAAATTCTGTTAATTTTCcacaaattcccaggttttccagaaatcccagttggaagaaCCTCGGAGTCATGAGGGAAGTCAATCAGGATTTCTGGACAAACcaggaatttggggaaagttaacGGAATTTTGCAACCCATGGATAATATTTGGTGATTTCTTAAAACGTTGCTCTGTTATAAATCACCTGCCAAACCAATTCATATCCCGCAAAAGTtctaaaaacaacaacattgaataAACACATATTTGTTAAAATAGACTATCAATAATTAGTAATAAGCCAATGAAGACATCTGAATATTGTTGGCAGATCAATCGGAGAACTATAAATATGTACATAGcaaaaaatataaacatttcTTTTCACAATTgtcatggtactgtatgtatgaaagTTGTCTTATGAAAAGCCCCTCCAGCGTTGCTATGCAGTGCAACACCCAATCACGGTCACATTACCCAAGGACATTTATATGTTGCTGAGAAAGAGCACAGAACATCAATGGAAAAGGCCTACAAAACATCATGTCCATCAACTTAATTAATAACTTGCATGGTTCATTGCCGTCAAAGGCTCTTGCAGGTTGATAACAAATAGTATCAAATTCGAAGTTCAAACCACTATAGCCATTGTATTAAAAGAGTTAGTACTTGTGCTTGTCAAATGGATGAAAGTTTATGTAATGAAATAAGGGTTGAAAGGTTTGCGCAAAATGACTTTGTGGCGATTATTCCAGCATCTCCTGCATTCTTAAAGGACCATTTTGTGTGTGATAGTGTTTCATTTTCAAATCAAAAAAGAACCATGGCGCTTGGCTGGTGTGTAAAACCCGCGAATTCAGACAAACAAAGAGGTGTAATGGGTTTGCCCTCAAAAATGTGTCACATAAAGCTTACTTCATTATTTAATGTTTAAAATAGAAATATATTTACTGCATTTCTCAaagaacacacaccaatacatttAATCTGGTCCTATCAAACCAGGTCTAACAATAAACTGctgaaaacaaaaaaaatctgatttttgcAGAATGGAAAAACACTGTAGTGGCCTTACTGTACTAGACACAATGAGCTAGCTAATGAGTTATGACCTTTAGAATGGCACTGGAAAAGTTAAGCCAGCCCAGTTAACACCACTGAATCCATGATGGATTTGATAATATACAGTCGTAGCTGAATGTGTTCAATGGTCCTATTGTGGGTTCCAGACTAGATCCAGTGTAGAAGGCCACTCATGGGGGGACAAATAGGCCACCACATGGGCAGTAAGGGGGAATGGTAAGGGTAAGGGCTGACTGGGGCAGCTGTTCATTCTCTATAGGCCAGTCCCAGGGTGGGGGGCGGTGTGGGGGAGGTCCCTTTGAAATAGTTCCTGGAGTTGTCTGGACTCTGACCTCTATCCGGGAGCAGGATGATGTTGCCTTTTCTCCGCAGGGTGGATTCCCTGCTGGAGGCGATGGAGAGGGTGTCGGAGGCGGCCTCGCTTCCTCCTCCTAGTCCCTCCACAGGGGTCACACGGATGGTGGTGATGccttggtgggggtggtggtggtggtggtagtgagggTGGTGCACGTGTGGGTGACCGCCTCCCCCACCGCCACCGCCGCGCTCGCTGCCGGTGTCGGTGCCCGTCTGGCTCCTCCTGCCATCAAAGGAGCCGTAGCCGTCCTTGAGCGAGTCGCAGCTCTCCGAGTCGCGGTTGAGGTCGTTGAGCTCGAAGGCCTGGCGGATGCTGCCACGCTGCTCCTGGGGCTTCCACCTCCAGGAGCCACTGCCGTCCGGAGGCTTGATCACAGGCTTGTTCTCTGGATGGGCCTCCACCCTCACGATCCCCTGGCCGGGCTCCTGGTCCATCAGGGCCTTGTACTGGATGGAGCCTGTGCAGCTGACCACGCTGCCGTCCTCTGAGCTCTTGGGGCTGCCGTGCTGGAGCAGACCCTGCTGCTTGGACATGGTGATGACCTGCATGATGCGTGGCTGGTTAGTTAGACTGTTAGTCCTGCAGGGGGCGCCCTCCTTCAGCCACTTGGAGCGAATTGAGCCTCCCCCACCAGGAATCCCACCGCCGCCATAGTTATCCTCCCTGTCGTCATCATCCTCGTCCTCCCTACTGGAGGTGCCGCTGTTGACATGCTCCTGCGTCTCCTCTGGGATGTGGACCAGCTGGGAGGAGCCTGGCCGGGACTGGATGGACACGCGGGCCCCCCCTGCCAGGCCGCTGCTGCCCCCGTTGTGGGGGAGGTGGTTGGACAGTGGCACGGTGCTGGCAGCCAGCTTCATGTACTGGGCAGGGATGTGTCCCTGAGCACGGAGCTCTGCCTCCAGGCCCATGGCAGATGGCTCAGAGCTGCACCTCAGCTCCATGGTCCTCTgaggcgaggaggaggaggacgttgAATGGTGGCGTCCCACAACCACCCCGCTGTCCATCACCTGAAGAGAGAGCTTGCGGTTCTCGTTCTTGCTCTTCCACTGAGACAGCAGCTGCTTGGAGCGTGTGGAGTCCATGGAGGAGTGGATGCTGGCGTGGCGGCGAGGGACGCGGTGCTCCTCGGGTAGTGAGCCACCATGTGACCTGGGTAACGTGCTACTGTTGAAGGTCACCAGACAGTCCTGTTTACCCATGGGACTCGGCGGGGTTATGCACTCCAAGTTGGCGCTGGCCCTCTTCAGATTATTCAGGGAGCTGGACTCGCGGCAGGAGGGCACCCGGGTCAGAATGGTCTCGGGGTGGGCCGCGGTGAGGCCGTCAGCGGTGCTCACGCTATTTAGGCTGTTCATGCTGTTGAGGCTGTTGGGCTGCAGGTGGCGACCTGCATTCTGGCTGACGTTTGGCACAGTGTTGCTCCTGGGGGGCTCGCGGAGCGGGGGAGGCTGGGGTTGCTGTCTGGATGTGTCCTCACTGGGCTGGAAGTTACCCACTGCATACAGACCctgagaagaggagagaccatGACAGCATTCATTATTGGTTCAACTTATCTATAACCTATATCTACCTctacctactgtatctatctacctacaaCTGTCTAAAATAAGTCTCTTTTGGGAAGACACCATTCATTATAGGTTGAATGACCTATCCTGAACTACCTCTACCTACCTTTCTATTCCTACTATGTCTATATCTACCTATAACAAAATGGTCTTAGGCGTCTCTAGACAGACATTAGTATAAACTTCCAGGATTCCATTATGTTTTTTCAAGCACTATTGAAGCACAgtgaatatacagtatctgaCACAATAAGACATAAATAGCCTAACCAAGAGCTAAGAGCCATTTGTTCAACAGGAGGACTGCAAGATTGTGACAGTGGATTTGTCATGGTCATTGAGTCAGATAGAATGCAGCAGTCCAAACAAAACTGTTGGGGTAAATTACCAGTAGCACGATCATAGCCACAATCACAGCCTCAAGCACCTCTGATTGAAGAATATTAAATGTGAGGATATTGCATGGGTGTGTGTAGgcggtgtgtcgtgtgtgtgtgggatgtgcATATGTGGTATTTATAACTTGCTATGATTCAGTACAGTCAAAGATGGAACTGGATTTTACAGCACATTGCTGAAATGGACAGTATCTTTCCCAATCGTAATCATGTTATGTATCTGCACATTAAGCTAATTCAATGCACATTTCATTTTGTCACATATCCTTTACCGTATAGCCTACTTaccatatagcctacagtatttAAATAATGTTCAAACATTGATACACTCATAAACTCACCAAAAAAAGAAACtgacctttttcaggaccctgtctttcaaagataattcgtaaaaatgcaaataacttcacagatcttcattataaagggtttaaacactgtttcccatgcttgttcaatgaaccataaacaattaatgaacatgcacctgtggaacggtcgttaagacactaacagct
Above is a window of Salmo salar chromosome ssa03, Ssal_v3.1, whole genome shotgun sequence DNA encoding:
- the plppr4a gene encoding phospholipid phosphatase-related protein type 4 isoform X2 — its product is MSAKERLKVKVTKDSVTLLPCFYFVEIMIGEGILYCCLSRKKSGVKTEANINAAGCNFNSYIRRAVRFVGVHVFGLCITALITDIIQLSTGYHAPYFLTVCKPNYTTLNMTCDDSSFIIEDICSDGADPAVINSGRKSFPSQHATLAAFAAVYISMYFNATLTESAKLLKPLLVFSFIMGGIICGLTRIIQFKNHAIDVYCGFLIGGGIAVYLGLYAVGNFQPSEDTSRQQPQPPPLREPPRSNTVPNVSQNAGRHLQPNSLNSMNSLNSVSTADGLTAAHPETILTRVPSCRESSSLNNLKRASANLECITPPSPMGKQDCLVTFNSSTLPRSHGGSLPEEHRVPRRHASIHSSMDSTRSKQLLSQWKSKNENRKLSLQVMDSGVVVGRHHSTSSSSSPQRTMELRCSSEPSAMGLEAELRAQGHIPAQYMKLAASTVPLSNHLPHNGGSSGLAGGARVSIQSRPGSSQLVHIPEETQEHVNSGTSSREDEDDDDREDNYGGGGIPGGGGSIRSKWLKEGAPCRTNSLTNQPRIMQVITMSKQQGLLQHGSPKSSEDGSVVSCTGSIQYKALMDQEPGQGIVRVEAHPENKPVIKPPDGSGSWRWKPQEQRGSIRQAFELNDLNRDSESCDSLKDGYGSFDGRRSQTGTDTGSERGGGGGGGGHPHVHHPHYHHHHHPHQGITTIRVTPVEGLGGGSEAASDTLSIASSRESTLRRKGNIILLPDRGQSPDNSRNYFKGTSPTPPPTLGLAYRE
- the plppr4a gene encoding phospholipid phosphatase-related protein type 4 isoform X1, with protein sequence MSAKERLKVKVTKDSVTLLPCFYFVELPILASSVVSLYFLELTDVFKPVRSGYSCNDRSLSMPYIEPAQEAIPFLILFSLAFAGPAATIMIGEGILYCCLSRKKSGVKTEANINAAGCNFNSYIRRAVRFVGVHVFGLCITALITDIIQLSTGYHAPYFLTVCKPNYTTLNMTCDDSSFIIEDICSDGADPAVINSGRKSFPSQHATLAAFAAVYISMYFNATLTESAKLLKPLLVFSFIMGGIICGLTRIIQFKNHAIDVYCGFLIGGGIAVYLGLYAVGNFQPSEDTSRQQPQPPPLREPPRSNTVPNVSQNAGRHLQPNSLNSMNSLNSVSTADGLTAAHPETILTRVPSCRESSSLNNLKRASANLECITPPSPMGKQDCLVTFNSSTLPRSHGGSLPEEHRVPRRHASIHSSMDSTRSKQLLSQWKSKNENRKLSLQVMDSGVVVGRHHSTSSSSSPQRTMELRCSSEPSAMGLEAELRAQGHIPAQYMKLAASTVPLSNHLPHNGGSSGLAGGARVSIQSRPGSSQLVHIPEETQEHVNSGTSSREDEDDDDREDNYGGGGIPGGGGSIRSKWLKEGAPCRTNSLTNQPRIMQVITMSKQQGLLQHGSPKSSEDGSVVSCTGSIQYKALMDQEPGQGIVRVEAHPENKPVIKPPDGSGSWRWKPQEQRGSIRQAFELNDLNRDSESCDSLKDGYGSFDGRRSQTGTDTGSERGGGGGGGGHPHVHHPHYHHHHHPHQGITTIRVTPVEGLGGGSEAASDTLSIASSRESTLRRKGNIILLPDRGQSPDNSRNYFKGTSPTPPPTLGLAYRE